Proteins encoded by one window of Lathyrus oleraceus cultivar Zhongwan6 chromosome 1, CAAS_Psat_ZW6_1.0, whole genome shotgun sequence:
- the LOC127122450 gene encoding uncharacterized protein LOC127122450 isoform X2, translating into MSNIEDNKELGQMDVDASGGSVNMPSPQKQEETLKKKYGGMIPKKPPLISKDHERAYFDSADWALGKQGGGKPKGPLEALRPKLQPTQQQTRYRKSPYAPSGEGGSVPSEDAPSNE; encoded by the exons ATGTCAAACATAGAGGATAACAAAGAACTTGGACAGATGGATGTGGATGCATCTGGTGGTTCAGTTAACATGCCATCGCCCCAGAAGCAG GAGGAAACtttaaagaaaaaatatggaGGAATGATTCCCAAAAAACCGCCACTTATTTCAAAG GACCATGAGCGTGCTTACTTCGATTCTGCAGATTGGGCATTGGGAAAG CAAGGCGGCGGTAAGCCTAAGGGACCACTTGAGGCTCTTCGGCCTAAACTACAG CCAACACAACAGCAAACACGTTACCGGAAATCTCCATACGCCCCTTCGGGTGAAG GTGGAAGTGTTCCATCTGAGGATGCACCTTCCAATGAGTAA
- the LOC127122450 gene encoding uncharacterized protein LOC127122450 isoform X1: MSNIEDNKELGQMDVDASGGSVNMPSPQKQEETLKKKYGGMIPKKPPLISKDHERAYFDSADWALGKQGGGKPKGPLEALRPKLQPTQQQTRYRKSPYAPSGEEGGSVPSEDAPSNE; encoded by the exons ATGTCAAACATAGAGGATAACAAAGAACTTGGACAGATGGATGTGGATGCATCTGGTGGTTCAGTTAACATGCCATCGCCCCAGAAGCAG GAGGAAACtttaaagaaaaaatatggaGGAATGATTCCCAAAAAACCGCCACTTATTTCAAAG GACCATGAGCGTGCTTACTTCGATTCTGCAGATTGGGCATTGGGAAAG CAAGGCGGCGGTAAGCCTAAGGGACCACTTGAGGCTCTTCGGCCTAAACTACAG CCAACACAACAGCAAACACGTTACCGGAAATCTCCATACGCCCCTTCGGGTGAAG AAGGTGGAAGTGTTCCATCTGAGGATGCACCTTCCAATGAGTAA
- the LOC127122308 gene encoding uncharacterized protein LOC127122308 isoform X2 — protein sequence MKEDGVTSANPKPHSASPPHPPTHAASSAGASSPACDPTGEGSRRYKSSADSYMLIGSALQGASIPSCRPWERCDLLRRLSTFKLAGKLPKVAGPLACAKRGWVNVDVTKIGCELCGAQLDFALPSASSVEADASIEELSKQLDRGHKINCPWRGNSCPESLVQFPPTSPSALIGGFKDRSDGLLQFYSLPIVSMSAVEQMRITHGPQIDNFIAILQIQTSGELGCRAETSFTGDQGPRSYSYAQKLISLCGWEPRWLPNVLDCEEQSAESAKNGYNSDPTKGSVPDPATSKKEFSTSSRKDTGDNDVLGSEFNCESRSPLLDCSLCGATVRIWDFLAASRPVHLTPCGTDTPQTSKKVASTWGISAASGINEWAAAGGVEKERTGDRDEATTSDKRVLVSNKGLDLNHKMASGPGRYLINVTSTIDHVQCAGEGSSSRNRQPSRSDIGDLDASYESQGPNARKRRLDDCETRAGRPHLRVQPVDSAERTAANHDNNEIRGGQQFSAGPSKRARDTKHLETLQFSLRNPSGAVPSYSMDQTKAEENAVNQLNPEKDHVINMPSTRDSTHASSVIAMNMVCHSSDDESMESVENSPADVNDVNFPSVDLNETSELNSSYQAQQSAIIQPPLERTGGETGVSSSDACGEVLNTEILTAQARDGPSFGISGGSVGMGASHEAEIHGTDVSVHRGDSLGDAEPVDEVIENQGQVSEFAPNHGHIGDFVPAEMSREDPQGDSQAVVSQSAARADSGSKTIDSTKVESVESGEKTSCSMGMLGLENGAHPSLSCNAVVCSAYEVSKEEVTQTRKASYIDDGAHPSLSCNAVVCSAYEVSKEEVTQTGKASYIADSEYHESGNLDANILGTPYRDNSGGRVEFDPIKLHNDYCPWVNGDVAAAGCDSPCSTSDVGSTALCGWQLTLEALDSFQSLGHLPVQTLESESAASMCKGDWFTSNQKLLARNSYVRNRGRN from the exons ATGAAGGAAGATGGTGTAACCTCTGCGAATCCCAAACCACATTCTGCTTCTCCTCCTCATCCTCCAACTCATGCTGCGAG TTCTGCCGGAGCGTCATCTCCGGCATGCGACCCCACCGGAGAGGGTAGCCGGCGCTACAAATCGAGCGCGGATTCGTACATGCTCATCGGTTCGGCATTGCAAGGTGCTTCAATTCCTTCCTGTAGACCCTGGGAGCGCTGCGATTTGCTTCGTCGCCTTTCCACTTTCAAGCTCGCCGGAAAATTGCCTAAG GTTGCTGGTCCTTTGGCTTGTGCCAAGAGAGGGTGGGTTAATGTTGATGTTACTAAAATTGGGTGTGAATTATGTGGTGCTCAGTTAGATTTTGCGTTGCCATCAGCTTCCTCTGTTGAAG CTGATGCTTCCATTGAAGAACTTTCTAAACAGCTTGATAGAGGACACAAAATCAACTGTCCTTGGAGAGGTAATAGCTGTCCAGAAAGCTTGGTGCAGTTCCCTCCTACTTCGCCTTCAGCTCTTATTGGAGGTTTTAAGGACCGGAGTGATGGACTCTTGCAGTTCTACTCTCTTCCCATTGTATCTATGTCTGCAGTTGAGCAGATGCGGATTACACATGGCCCTCAAATTGATAATTTTATTGCTATATTGCAAATTCAGACATCTGGAGAATTGGGGTGCAGAGCAGAAACCAGCTTTACTGGAGACCAGGGTCCTCGTTCTTACTCATAT GCTCAAAAGCTTATAAGTCTATGTGGATGGGAGCCAAGGTGGCTTCCTAACGTGCTTGACTGTGAAGAACAGTCGGCTGAATCTGCTAAAAATGGTTATAATTCTGATCCAACCAAAGGCTCTGTACCAGATCCTGCTACAAGCAAGAAGGAGTTTTCAACTTCATCCAGAAAAGATACTGGGGATAATGATGTACTGGGTTCAGAATTTAATTGTGAATCTAGGTCACCTTTGTTAGATTGTAGCTTATGTGGAGCTACAGTTAGAATATGGGATTTCTTAGCCGCCTCCCGCCCAGTTCATTTGACTCCTTGTGGGACTGATACCCCTCAAACAAGCAAGAAAGTAGCATCAACATGGGGAATAAGTGCAGCTAGTGGCATCAATGAGTGGGCCGCTGCTGGAGGTGTTGAGAAAGAGAGAACCGGAGACCGTGATGAGGCAACAACATCTGATAAAAGGGTATTAGTATCCAATAAAGGTTTGGATTTAAATCATAAAATGGCTAGTGGTCCAGGCCGTTATCTAATCAATGTTACTTCGACCATAGATCATGTGCAATGTGCTGGTGAAGGAAGCAGTTCAAGGAATAGGCAGCCTTCTAGAAGTGATATTGGTGATCTGGACGCTTCTTATGAATCACAAGGTCCCAATGCACGCAAGCGCAGGTTGGATGATTGTGAAACCAGAGCTGGCAGGCCACATCTAAGAGTGCAACCGGTTGATAGTGCCGAAAGAACTGCTGCTAACCATGATAATAATGAAATCAGGGGGGGTCAGCAGTTTTCAGCTGGCCCATCAAAGCGTGCCCGCGATACTAAACATTTGGAAACACTTCAGTTTTCATTAAGAAATCCTTCCGGTGCTGTACCCAGCTATTCAATGGATCAAACAAAAGCAGAGGAAAATGCAGTTAACCAGTTGAACCCCGAAAAGGACCATGTTATCAACATGCCATCTACTAGAGACTCCACTCATGCATCTTCTGTTATTGCGATGAATATGGTTTGTCACAGTTCAGATGATGAATCAATGGAAAGTGTTGAAAATTCTCCTGCAGATGTTAATGATGTAAATTTCCCTTCTGTTGATTTGAACGAAACATCAGAGTTGAATAGCAGCTATCAAGCGCAACAGAGTGCTATTATCCAACCACCTTTAGAAAGAACAGGAGGAGAAACAGGTGTTAGCAGTTCAGATGCTTGTGGGGAAGTTTTGAACACAGAGATATTGACTGCACAGGCTAGGGACGGTCCTAGTTTTGGTATTAGTGGCGGAAGTGTTGGCATGGGTGCAAGTCACGAGGCTGAAATCCATGGGACTGATGTCTCAGTTCACCGAGGTGATAGTTTGGGCGATGCTGAGCCAGTTGATGAGGTCATTGAAAATCAGGGCCAAGTTAGTGAATTTGCACCAAATCATGGACATATTGGTGATTTTGTGCCTGCAGAAATGAGTCGAGAAGATCCTCAAGGGGATAGTCAAGCTGTGGTATCTCAGTCTGCTGCAAGGGCTGATAGTGGCTCAAAAACTATAGATTCAACCAAGGTCGAGTCTGTTGAAAGTGGTGAAAAAACCAGTTGTAGCATGGGGATGCTAGGCCTTGAAAATGGTGCTCATCCATCGCTTTCTTGCAATGCTGTTGTATGTTCTGCCTATGAAGTGTCCAAGGAAGAAGTTACTCAGACTAGGAAGGCATCTTATATTGATGATGGGGCTCATCCGTCCCTTTCTTGCAATGCTGTTGTATGTTCTGCCTATGAAGTGTCCAAGGAAGAAGTTACTCAGACTGGGAAGGCATCTTATATTGCTGATAGTGAATATCATGAATCAGGCAATTTAGATGCCAATATTTTGG GGACTCCTTACAGAGACAACAGTGGTGGACGTGTTGAATTTGATCCAATCAAATTACATAATGACTACTGTCCTTGGGTGAATGGAGATGTTGCGGCTGCTGGCTGTGATAGTCCTTGTTCCACTTCTGATGTGGGTTCAACAGCTCTTTGTGGCTGGCAGCTGACTTTGGAAGCCCTAGATTCCTTCCAGTCACTTGGGCATCTTCCAGTGCAAACTCTGGAATCTGAGTCGGCCGCATCCATGTGCAAG GGTGACTGGTTTACTTCCAACCAGAAATTGTTAGCGCGCAACTCCTATGTAAGAAACCGAGGGAGAAACTAA
- the LOC127122308 gene encoding uncharacterized protein LOC127122308 isoform X1 — MKEDGVTSANPKPHSASPPHPPTHAASSAGASSPACDPTGEGSRRYKSSADSYMLIGSALQGASIPSCRPWERCDLLRRLSTFKLAGKLPKVAGPLACAKRGWVNVDVTKIGCELCGAQLDFALPSASSVEEADASIEELSKQLDRGHKINCPWRGNSCPESLVQFPPTSPSALIGGFKDRSDGLLQFYSLPIVSMSAVEQMRITHGPQIDNFIAILQIQTSGELGCRAETSFTGDQGPRSYSYAQKLISLCGWEPRWLPNVLDCEEQSAESAKNGYNSDPTKGSVPDPATSKKEFSTSSRKDTGDNDVLGSEFNCESRSPLLDCSLCGATVRIWDFLAASRPVHLTPCGTDTPQTSKKVASTWGISAASGINEWAAAGGVEKERTGDRDEATTSDKRVLVSNKGLDLNHKMASGPGRYLINVTSTIDHVQCAGEGSSSRNRQPSRSDIGDLDASYESQGPNARKRRLDDCETRAGRPHLRVQPVDSAERTAANHDNNEIRGGQQFSAGPSKRARDTKHLETLQFSLRNPSGAVPSYSMDQTKAEENAVNQLNPEKDHVINMPSTRDSTHASSVIAMNMVCHSSDDESMESVENSPADVNDVNFPSVDLNETSELNSSYQAQQSAIIQPPLERTGGETGVSSSDACGEVLNTEILTAQARDGPSFGISGGSVGMGASHEAEIHGTDVSVHRGDSLGDAEPVDEVIENQGQVSEFAPNHGHIGDFVPAEMSREDPQGDSQAVVSQSAARADSGSKTIDSTKVESVESGEKTSCSMGMLGLENGAHPSLSCNAVVCSAYEVSKEEVTQTRKASYIDDGAHPSLSCNAVVCSAYEVSKEEVTQTGKASYIADSEYHESGNLDANILGTPYRDNSGGRVEFDPIKLHNDYCPWVNGDVAAAGCDSPCSTSDVGSTALCGWQLTLEALDSFQSLGHLPVQTLESESAASMCKGDWFTSNQKLLARNSYVRNRGRN; from the exons ATGAAGGAAGATGGTGTAACCTCTGCGAATCCCAAACCACATTCTGCTTCTCCTCCTCATCCTCCAACTCATGCTGCGAG TTCTGCCGGAGCGTCATCTCCGGCATGCGACCCCACCGGAGAGGGTAGCCGGCGCTACAAATCGAGCGCGGATTCGTACATGCTCATCGGTTCGGCATTGCAAGGTGCTTCAATTCCTTCCTGTAGACCCTGGGAGCGCTGCGATTTGCTTCGTCGCCTTTCCACTTTCAAGCTCGCCGGAAAATTGCCTAAG GTTGCTGGTCCTTTGGCTTGTGCCAAGAGAGGGTGGGTTAATGTTGATGTTACTAAAATTGGGTGTGAATTATGTGGTGCTCAGTTAGATTTTGCGTTGCCATCAGCTTCCTCTGTTGAAG AAGCTGATGCTTCCATTGAAGAACTTTCTAAACAGCTTGATAGAGGACACAAAATCAACTGTCCTTGGAGAGGTAATAGCTGTCCAGAAAGCTTGGTGCAGTTCCCTCCTACTTCGCCTTCAGCTCTTATTGGAGGTTTTAAGGACCGGAGTGATGGACTCTTGCAGTTCTACTCTCTTCCCATTGTATCTATGTCTGCAGTTGAGCAGATGCGGATTACACATGGCCCTCAAATTGATAATTTTATTGCTATATTGCAAATTCAGACATCTGGAGAATTGGGGTGCAGAGCAGAAACCAGCTTTACTGGAGACCAGGGTCCTCGTTCTTACTCATAT GCTCAAAAGCTTATAAGTCTATGTGGATGGGAGCCAAGGTGGCTTCCTAACGTGCTTGACTGTGAAGAACAGTCGGCTGAATCTGCTAAAAATGGTTATAATTCTGATCCAACCAAAGGCTCTGTACCAGATCCTGCTACAAGCAAGAAGGAGTTTTCAACTTCATCCAGAAAAGATACTGGGGATAATGATGTACTGGGTTCAGAATTTAATTGTGAATCTAGGTCACCTTTGTTAGATTGTAGCTTATGTGGAGCTACAGTTAGAATATGGGATTTCTTAGCCGCCTCCCGCCCAGTTCATTTGACTCCTTGTGGGACTGATACCCCTCAAACAAGCAAGAAAGTAGCATCAACATGGGGAATAAGTGCAGCTAGTGGCATCAATGAGTGGGCCGCTGCTGGAGGTGTTGAGAAAGAGAGAACCGGAGACCGTGATGAGGCAACAACATCTGATAAAAGGGTATTAGTATCCAATAAAGGTTTGGATTTAAATCATAAAATGGCTAGTGGTCCAGGCCGTTATCTAATCAATGTTACTTCGACCATAGATCATGTGCAATGTGCTGGTGAAGGAAGCAGTTCAAGGAATAGGCAGCCTTCTAGAAGTGATATTGGTGATCTGGACGCTTCTTATGAATCACAAGGTCCCAATGCACGCAAGCGCAGGTTGGATGATTGTGAAACCAGAGCTGGCAGGCCACATCTAAGAGTGCAACCGGTTGATAGTGCCGAAAGAACTGCTGCTAACCATGATAATAATGAAATCAGGGGGGGTCAGCAGTTTTCAGCTGGCCCATCAAAGCGTGCCCGCGATACTAAACATTTGGAAACACTTCAGTTTTCATTAAGAAATCCTTCCGGTGCTGTACCCAGCTATTCAATGGATCAAACAAAAGCAGAGGAAAATGCAGTTAACCAGTTGAACCCCGAAAAGGACCATGTTATCAACATGCCATCTACTAGAGACTCCACTCATGCATCTTCTGTTATTGCGATGAATATGGTTTGTCACAGTTCAGATGATGAATCAATGGAAAGTGTTGAAAATTCTCCTGCAGATGTTAATGATGTAAATTTCCCTTCTGTTGATTTGAACGAAACATCAGAGTTGAATAGCAGCTATCAAGCGCAACAGAGTGCTATTATCCAACCACCTTTAGAAAGAACAGGAGGAGAAACAGGTGTTAGCAGTTCAGATGCTTGTGGGGAAGTTTTGAACACAGAGATATTGACTGCACAGGCTAGGGACGGTCCTAGTTTTGGTATTAGTGGCGGAAGTGTTGGCATGGGTGCAAGTCACGAGGCTGAAATCCATGGGACTGATGTCTCAGTTCACCGAGGTGATAGTTTGGGCGATGCTGAGCCAGTTGATGAGGTCATTGAAAATCAGGGCCAAGTTAGTGAATTTGCACCAAATCATGGACATATTGGTGATTTTGTGCCTGCAGAAATGAGTCGAGAAGATCCTCAAGGGGATAGTCAAGCTGTGGTATCTCAGTCTGCTGCAAGGGCTGATAGTGGCTCAAAAACTATAGATTCAACCAAGGTCGAGTCTGTTGAAAGTGGTGAAAAAACCAGTTGTAGCATGGGGATGCTAGGCCTTGAAAATGGTGCTCATCCATCGCTTTCTTGCAATGCTGTTGTATGTTCTGCCTATGAAGTGTCCAAGGAAGAAGTTACTCAGACTAGGAAGGCATCTTATATTGATGATGGGGCTCATCCGTCCCTTTCTTGCAATGCTGTTGTATGTTCTGCCTATGAAGTGTCCAAGGAAGAAGTTACTCAGACTGGGAAGGCATCTTATATTGCTGATAGTGAATATCATGAATCAGGCAATTTAGATGCCAATATTTTGG GGACTCCTTACAGAGACAACAGTGGTGGACGTGTTGAATTTGATCCAATCAAATTACATAATGACTACTGTCCTTGGGTGAATGGAGATGTTGCGGCTGCTGGCTGTGATAGTCCTTGTTCCACTTCTGATGTGGGTTCAACAGCTCTTTGTGGCTGGCAGCTGACTTTGGAAGCCCTAGATTCCTTCCAGTCACTTGGGCATCTTCCAGTGCAAACTCTGGAATCTGAGTCGGCCGCATCCATGTGCAAG GGTGACTGGTTTACTTCCAACCAGAAATTGTTAGCGCGCAACTCCTATGTAAGAAACCGAGGGAGAAACTAA